Proteins from a genomic interval of Gloeocapsopsis sp. IPPAS B-1203:
- a CDS encoding GAF domain-containing sensor histidine kinase: MNSSDSPTTASQSVPLTRLEQQVQQLQEEIAQLRQENEQLRQQKEREFSIEIVNQQQKITQQQTQALEKANPELWQPDRLLEITAIAASALLTIENFDEAVKAALQTIGKGLETDRVGVIENFTLPSKELPGWRVLYEWNSPYTIAQISDLNTSQGCYEEIRDWHDLFCQGQPVSCQIEQMPEPFRGKQAAIGVKAFYLVPIFVEGKWWGVLGLDDCREAKHRTLAELAVLKIAANCIGSAIQRDRTQKAMLQAEQARSAGLAKANEVLRRTASKLVGQEDLDRFLESVIFEVAQETEAVNNSVFLYNSQTNTLLMHSAIQEGQVINLETDPRFELWRTPVPADINEGWKQTQTRGYVWHSLESSAMTGGEIWDISVPWHRMMGHRFVLSVLLQVGDEPLGFMELCFCEQMHLFAERIELVQTLAHQAALAIQLTRLAEEAKQAAILEDRNCMAREIHDTLAQSFAGILMQLQAATLNLIDDPEQVIVHLKRASNLTREGLAEARRSVSLLLQEDTAYSDLLSSLHQLVEQMGCNTDVPISINVEGTPYPLNPEVGMHLFRMVQESLNNALRHADPSTIQINLSYMVQESLNNALRHADPSTIQINLSYATQKVSLCIQDNGRGFDLEQPTNGFGLKGMQQRADLLNAQLQINSQIGTGTEVHITALAPLS, encoded by the coding sequence ATGAACTCATCTGATTCTCCTACAACGGCATCTCAATCTGTCCCTTTGACAAGGCTAGAACAACAAGTTCAACAATTACAAGAAGAGATCGCTCAACTGCGGCAAGAGAATGAGCAGTTACGTCAGCAGAAGGAGAGAGAATTTTCTATCGAGATCGTCAATCAACAACAAAAGATAACTCAGCAACAGACGCAAGCGCTAGAGAAAGCCAATCCGGAGTTGTGGCAACCCGATCGCCTGTTAGAAATTACAGCGATTGCTGCCAGCGCTCTACTGACGATCGAGAACTTTGATGAGGCGGTTAAGGCTGCTCTACAAACCATTGGCAAAGGTTTAGAAACCGATCGCGTGGGAGTGATTGAGAACTTTACTCTTCCATCTAAAGAATTACCTGGTTGGAGGGTGCTGTATGAGTGGAACTCACCCTATACAATCGCCCAGATTTCTGATTTGAATACGTCGCAGGGATGCTATGAGGAAATTCGAGATTGGCATGACTTGTTTTGCCAGGGGCAACCCGTTAGCTGCCAGATTGAGCAAATGCCAGAACCTTTTCGGGGCAAGCAAGCGGCGATCGGAGTCAAAGCGTTTTACCTCGTACCGATCTTTGTTGAGGGCAAATGGTGGGGGGTATTGGGACTGGACGACTGCCGTGAGGCAAAGCATCGTACTCTAGCAGAACTGGCAGTCTTGAAAATTGCTGCTAATTGTATTGGCAGTGCCATTCAGCGCGATCGCACCCAAAAAGCAATGTTGCAAGCTGAACAAGCCCGATCGGCTGGATTAGCTAAAGCGAATGAAGTGTTGCGGCGAACAGCCTCAAAGCTTGTTGGACAGGAAGACCTCGATCGCTTTCTCGAAAGTGTAATATTTGAAGTGGCTCAAGAAACTGAAGCCGTCAACAACTCAGTTTTTCTCTACAATTCCCAAACAAACACGCTTCTGATGCACAGTGCCATTCAGGAGGGTCAAGTCATCAATCTTGAAACCGATCCGCGATTTGAACTTTGGAGAACACCTGTTCCCGCAGATATAAACGAAGGATGGAAGCAAACACAAACACGCGGATATGTCTGGCACTCGTTAGAGAGCAGTGCCATGACGGGAGGTGAAATTTGGGACATCTCAGTGCCTTGGCATCGAATGATGGGGCATCGCTTTGTGTTATCGGTTCTGCTACAAGTTGGAGATGAGCCGCTGGGATTCATGGAATTATGCTTCTGTGAGCAGATGCATCTCTTCGCAGAGCGGATTGAGTTAGTGCAGACCCTCGCGCATCAGGCAGCTTTAGCCATTCAACTGACGCGACTGGCAGAAGAAGCCAAACAAGCGGCGATCCTTGAAGATCGTAATTGCATGGCGCGTGAAATTCACGATACGCTGGCTCAAAGCTTTGCCGGAATCCTCATGCAACTGCAAGCAGCCACTCTTAACCTGATCGATGACCCAGAACAAGTTATTGTTCACCTAAAACGAGCTAGCAATCTCACGCGAGAAGGATTGGCAGAAGCCCGCCGTTCAGTATCGCTGCTGCTGCAAGAAGACACGGCTTACAGCGATTTATTATCCTCTCTCCATCAACTGGTTGAGCAAATGGGGTGCAATACTGATGTCCCTATCTCAATTAACGTTGAAGGGACTCCTTACCCGCTAAATCCAGAAGTGGGAATGCACCTATTTCGCATGGTTCAAGAGTCTCTGAACAACGCGCTTCGTCATGCTGACCCATCTACGATTCAGATTAATCTCTCGTATATGGTTCAAGAGTCTCTGAACAACGCGCTTCGTCATGCTGACCCATCTACGATTCAGATTAATCTCTCGTATGCTACACAGAAAGTATCGCTGTGTATTCAAGATAATGGGCGTGGGTTTGACCTAGAGCAGCCGACCAACGGCTTTGGCTTAAAGGGAATGCAGCAACGGGCAGACCTACTGAATGCTCAATTGCAGATCAATAGCCAAATCGGTACAGGAACTGAAGTTCATATCACAGCCCTTGCTCCTCTAAGCTAA
- a CDS encoding cyclase family protein: MINQEIVELLGQRVQLIDLSRSLEPTVSEPTPPRIQHISHKDCAEMWEFMFGIPSNALPNGLGFAGEIVEASTHASTHLDAPWHYAPTSEGQPAWTIDETPLHWFVGQAVVLDVSDLPTGYLVTPEEIEKCLKKLSHTIKPGEIVLFCTGADAVWGTEEFFSYGCGLGEEAVLYLVDQGVRVIGTDAWSLDRPYPIIGNEWAIFQDSKRLWSAHFAGIKRKYSQIEKLTNLSQLPPVGSTILCFPIKVKGGSGAWSRVIGLVPTGEKVD; the protein is encoded by the coding sequence TTGATTAATCAAGAGATTGTCGAACTCCTGGGACAGCGTGTCCAACTAATCGATCTCAGTCGTTCACTTGAACCCACAGTGAGTGAGCCAACTCCTCCCCGTATACAGCATATTTCACACAAAGACTGTGCTGAGATGTGGGAATTCATGTTTGGGATTCCATCAAATGCCCTTCCTAATGGATTGGGCTTTGCAGGTGAAATTGTTGAAGCTTCAACACACGCCAGTACTCACTTAGATGCACCGTGGCACTATGCTCCGACTTCAGAGGGACAGCCTGCTTGGACGATTGATGAAACTCCACTGCATTGGTTTGTGGGTCAAGCGGTTGTTTTAGACGTATCAGATCTACCTACAGGTTATTTGGTCACACCTGAAGAAATAGAAAAGTGTTTGAAGAAATTAAGCCACACCATCAAACCCGGTGAAATTGTTCTTTTTTGTACTGGAGCAGACGCAGTTTGGGGCACAGAAGAATTTTTTAGCTATGGGTGTGGATTAGGAGAGGAGGCGGTTCTTTATCTAGTCGATCAAGGCGTTCGAGTTATTGGCACTGATGCTTGGAGTTTGGATCGCCCCTACCCGATTATTGGTAACGAGTGGGCAATTTTTCAAGACTCAAAACGTCTGTGGTCGGCTCATTTTGCAGGAATAAAGCGGAAATATAGTCAAATCGAGAAATTAACCAATTTGAGTCAGCTTCCACCTGTTGGTAGCACTATTTTATGTTTTCCAATCAAAGTCAAGGGCGGTAGTGGGGCATGGTCACGAGTGATTGGGTTGGTGCCAACGGGAGAAAAAGTTGATTAA
- a CDS encoding response regulator transcription factor, with protein sequence MNPEPQPLWILIADDHPVVRDGLAAILNKQPGMTVIAQAGNGLEAVEQFRLHQPDVAIVDLRMPEMGGAEVVATVRAEFPNACFIMLTVYDGDEDIYQGFRAGAKAYLLKDTPCHELVEVIRAVCAGAQHIPNSLTSKLASRLSMSELSDRERQVLTLMTDGKNNREIGEAIGISESTVRFHVSNLMSKLGVSDRTHAVVTALKRGIIKL encoded by the coding sequence ATGAACCCTGAGCCTCAACCCCTTTGGATCTTAATCGCTGACGATCACCCTGTAGTCCGCGACGGGCTAGCGGCAATTCTTAACAAGCAGCCAGGTATGACCGTCATTGCTCAGGCGGGTAATGGGCTAGAAGCCGTCGAGCAATTTCGTTTACATCAGCCTGATGTAGCAATTGTAGACTTGCGGATGCCAGAAATGGGCGGGGCTGAGGTCGTTGCGACCGTCCGGGCTGAGTTTCCCAACGCCTGTTTTATTATGCTCACGGTCTACGATGGGGATGAGGACATTTACCAGGGATTTCGGGCTGGAGCCAAAGCCTATCTGCTCAAAGATACCCCCTGTCATGAGTTAGTTGAAGTGATTCGTGCCGTTTGTGCTGGAGCGCAGCATATTCCCAATTCACTCACCTCTAAACTGGCTTCTCGCCTCAGTATGTCAGAGTTGAGCGATCGCGAACGTCAGGTTTTAACGCTCATGACGGACGGTAAAAATAATCGCGAGATTGGTGAAGCCATTGGCATTTCGGAGAGTACTGTGCGATTTCATGTGTCTAATTTGATGAGTAAGTTGGGAGTGAGCGATCGCACTCATGCTGTCGTAACAGCTCTAAAACGCGGAATCATCAAGCTATAA
- a CDS encoding thioredoxin domain-containing protein yields the protein MNSANDSNQLAIPVGQRDHIQGGETAVITLVEYGSYACPNCAAAQTVIQQLQQQLGEQLRIVFRHFPQVNLYPEAQHASEAAEAAAAQGKFWQMHDYLLTHQHALNNGNLVKYALTIGLDVNHFLHQMRRDVHLERVHEDIASGIQSGVSRTPTFFINGIRLNGEWNPETLKSEISKVFLQG from the coding sequence GTGAATTCAGCAAATGATTCTAATCAACTGGCAATTCCAGTAGGACAGCGTGACCACATCCAGGGAGGAGAGACCGCAGTGATAACCCTAGTGGAATATGGTAGTTATGCCTGTCCAAATTGTGCAGCGGCTCAAACCGTAATTCAACAGCTTCAGCAGCAGCTAGGAGAACAGCTACGGATTGTATTTCGCCATTTTCCACAAGTCAATCTTTACCCGGAAGCTCAACACGCATCTGAAGCGGCTGAAGCCGCCGCCGCCCAAGGTAAATTTTGGCAAATGCATGACTATTTATTGACTCATCAACATGCTTTGAATAACGGCAATTTAGTAAAGTATGCTTTGACAATAGGATTGGATGTTAATCATTTTCTACATCAAATGAGACGAGATGTTCATTTAGAGCGAGTGCATGAAGACATAGCGAGTGGAATACAAAGTGGAGTCAGTCGTACACCGACTTTCTTTATTAATGGGATTCGACTAAATGGTGAATGGAACCCAGAAACTTTAAAATCAGAAATTTCAAAAGTATTCTTGCAAGGATAA
- a CDS encoding DsbA family oxidoreductase has translation MTLTIEMTSDFICPWCLVADTNLQKAITSLSSANAQLGNSVEIQRIWYPFELNPDMPEAGMDRKTYRTNKFGSWEYSQQLDAKTVQAGQANGIEFRYDLMKVTPNTLKAHRLTWFAGNAGKATEMAERILRAYFTEGQDIGDVGTLVNLAAEIGLDSAHVKTFLLSQAGIQEIEALKRQAIAQGIRSVPTICIGKEVLVGGQPTEIFLAALRAATELEKV, from the coding sequence ATGACCTTAACGATCGAAATGACTTCAGATTTTATTTGTCCCTGGTGTTTAGTTGCAGACACCAACTTACAGAAAGCAATAACTTCGTTAAGCTCCGCTAACGCACAACTGGGTAATTCAGTTGAGATTCAGCGCATCTGGTATCCGTTTGAGCTAAACCCAGATATGCCAGAAGCGGGGATGGATCGCAAAACTTACCGCACCAATAAATTTGGCAGTTGGGAATATTCACAACAACTGGATGCCAAAACGGTACAGGCAGGGCAAGCCAACGGTATTGAATTTCGCTACGACTTGATGAAAGTTACTCCCAATACCCTCAAAGCCCACCGATTAACTTGGTTCGCAGGTAATGCGGGCAAAGCAACGGAGATGGCAGAACGGATTCTGAGAGCCTATTTCACAGAAGGTCAGGATATTGGTGATGTTGGTACGCTGGTAAATCTCGCTGCTGAAATTGGTTTAGATTCAGCGCACGTCAAAACATTTCTTCTTTCACAAGCAGGGATTCAAGAAATTGAAGCATTGAAACGTCAAGCGATCGCTCAAGGAATTCGGAGTGTTCCCACCATCTGCATTGGCAAGGAAGTGTTAGTGGGGGGGCAGCCTACCGAGATTTTTCTCGCTGCCCTGCGTGCTGCAACAGAATTAGAGAAGGTTTAA
- a CDS encoding FAD-dependent oxidoreductase: MMTKLDYLDSAEHQNKPQNQVRLYGQPNLAEAYEIRDFLNRSVVEFDWVELTSDEDCHRELGFAALNDLRLPVVEFPDGIRLFAPTIRDIAQRLGWVAQPKFKEYDLSIYGAGPAGLSAAVYAASEGLRTVLIERQAVGGQAGTSSLIENYMGFPEGIRGAELAERARQQAVKFGVELLLLREGIKAEFRNNRIYVDMADGSKMIARTNICATGVEYRRLNLPNEDHFLNRGLFYGAGVSEASMCRNQQVLVVGGGNSAGQAVMHFSQYAKQVTMIVRGSTLASTLSKYLIDRILNAANVEVLFNAQVTRLDGEGSLQQVEITDCSENLVRTIDTQYLFICIGGVPNTEWAKDTNIVRDEAGYLITGSDLLKNGQMPACWTLDRDPYFLETSVPGSFAAGDVRHGSTKRVASAVGEGAMAVTFVHKFLAEA, translated from the coding sequence ATGATGACTAAATTAGATTACCTAGATTCAGCGGAACACCAAAACAAACCTCAAAACCAAGTGCGGCTGTATGGTCAACCCAATCTAGCAGAAGCTTACGAGATCCGCGATTTTCTCAATCGAAGTGTGGTTGAATTTGATTGGGTTGAACTTACAAGCGATGAGGATTGCCATCGAGAATTGGGATTTGCCGCCCTGAACGATCTGCGTTTACCAGTCGTTGAATTTCCAGATGGGATTCGTCTGTTTGCACCAACCATTCGTGACATTGCTCAAAGGTTGGGGTGGGTAGCCCAGCCTAAATTCAAAGAATATGATCTTTCGATCTATGGAGCAGGTCCGGCGGGGCTAAGTGCAGCAGTTTATGCGGCTTCTGAGGGATTGCGAACTGTCCTAATTGAGCGACAGGCAGTTGGGGGTCAAGCTGGAACCAGTTCGCTAATTGAAAATTATATGGGATTTCCTGAAGGAATTCGGGGTGCAGAATTAGCGGAACGAGCGCGTCAGCAGGCAGTCAAATTTGGCGTTGAACTCTTGCTATTGCGTGAAGGAATTAAGGCAGAATTTAGAAACAATCGCATTTATGTAGATATGGCAGACGGCAGCAAAATGATTGCCCGTACTAACATTTGTGCGACAGGTGTAGAGTATCGACGGTTAAATCTGCCCAACGAAGATCACTTTCTGAACCGGGGGCTGTTTTATGGCGCGGGTGTGAGTGAAGCGTCCATGTGCCGGAATCAGCAGGTTCTCGTGGTTGGTGGCGGTAATTCAGCAGGTCAAGCCGTTATGCACTTCTCACAGTATGCCAAGCAGGTGACGATGATTGTTCGTGGCAGCACTCTGGCATCTACATTGTCAAAATATTTGATCGATCGCATCCTGAATGCCGCTAATGTTGAGGTGCTTTTTAATGCTCAAGTCACGAGGCTAGATGGTGAGGGCAGCTTACAGCAAGTTGAAATTACAGACTGTAGCGAAAACTTGGTGCGAACCATTGATACTCAATATCTCTTTATCTGTATTGGTGGTGTGCCGAACACAGAGTGGGCAAAAGACACCAATATTGTGAGAGATGAAGCAGGTTATTTGATTACCGGCTCGGATTTGCTTAAGAATGGGCAGATGCCCGCTTGCTGGACACTCGATCGCGATCCTTATTTTCTTGAAACCAGTGTTCCGGGATCGTTTGCTGCGGGTGACGTGCGGCATGGATCAACCAAGCGAGTTGCTTCAGCAGTCGGAGAAGGGGCAATGGCAGTTACATTTGTCCACAAATTTCTAGCCGAAGCTTGA
- a CDS encoding FAD-dependent monooxygenase: protein MNSTEKYAIVIGGSLGGLFSGIMLRLIGWQVDIYERSQHALDSRGGGIVLQPDVIEAFQRAGIPVDSLGVIAQERYYLNRDGSIKMRMPMRQTLTSWNMLYGSMRRHFPVEHYHTGKRLTDIQQTNEEVTAIFADGTSVTAALLVGADGPGSTVRQLLLPTYHYHYAGYVGYRGLVDEADLDPATAALFTERFVFFQFPNSHILQYLVPGENESLVPGERRFNWVWYVNYDETTELPQILIDKEGRRRDYSVPPGFLAFTVEQEMRSYADAVLAPPFQKLVAATKEPFVQAILDLGVPQMIFGRVALVGDAAFIPRPHTAASTSKAAANAIALADALLEQNHQVPEALNAWEPDQLKLGMHLWKTGQDLGERSQFVHGTKRFNGATTMGQV, encoded by the coding sequence ATGAACTCTACAGAAAAATATGCCATTGTTATTGGTGGATCATTGGGTGGTTTATTCAGTGGAATCATGCTGCGATTGATCGGGTGGCAGGTCGATATTTATGAGCGATCGCAACATGCTCTTGATAGTCGCGGTGGTGGCATTGTCCTGCAACCCGATGTCATCGAAGCGTTCCAACGGGCAGGGATTCCAGTTGATTCGTTGGGTGTCATTGCACAGGAACGCTATTACCTCAACCGCGATGGCAGCATTAAAATGCGAATGCCCATGCGGCAAACCTTAACATCCTGGAATATGCTCTATGGTTCAATGCGGCGGCATTTTCCAGTCGAACACTACCATACTGGAAAGCGACTGACGGATATTCAGCAAACCAATGAAGAAGTTACTGCAATATTCGCAGATGGCACCTCTGTCACTGCTGCATTGCTGGTGGGTGCAGATGGTCCTGGTTCAACGGTGCGTCAACTGCTTTTGCCCACTTATCATTATCACTATGCAGGATACGTCGGTTATCGAGGATTAGTGGATGAAGCAGATCTTGATCCAGCGACAGCCGCTCTCTTTACAGAACGATTCGTCTTCTTCCAGTTTCCCAATTCCCACATTCTGCAATACCTGGTTCCCGGTGAGAATGAATCGCTTGTGCCCGGAGAACGCCGCTTTAACTGGGTTTGGTATGTCAACTATGACGAAACGACAGAACTGCCCCAAATTCTGATTGACAAAGAGGGAAGACGGCGAGATTATTCAGTTCCTCCAGGTTTTTTAGCTTTCACTGTTGAGCAAGAGATGCGATCCTATGCGGATGCGGTACTGGCTCCCCCCTTTCAAAAGCTAGTTGCTGCTACAAAAGAACCGTTTGTGCAAGCAATTTTAGACTTAGGAGTACCGCAAATGATCTTTGGACGAGTGGCCTTAGTTGGGGATGCTGCCTTCATTCCTCGTCCTCACACGGCTGCCAGCACCTCGAAAGCGGCAGCTAATGCGATCGCCCTCGCTGATGCTCTCCTGGAACAGAATCATCAAGTTCCTGAGGCGCTAAATGCTTGGGAACCCGATCAGCTTAAATTGGGAATGCATTTGTGGAAAACTGGGCAGGATCTCGGCGAACGTTCCCAGTTTGTGCATGGCACAAAGCGCTTTAACGGGGCTACGACTATGGGACAAGTCTGA
- a CDS encoding TetR/AcrR family transcriptional regulator, protein MKSTSPKKSVRDRILDAALELFYQKGIQHVGVDEIVAHSGVAKMSLYNHFHSKDQLVAEFLRRRDENWRRWFEATVEQYGKTPFERLLAMFDALKDWFEQPNFRGCAFINATVELVNSDHPGYQVALEHKQALYQYILKLTQAAAIKNAESLARQLLLLIEGAIVLALMEKRSDAAGQARAAALALLTAQSYQYRTSGSTKRR, encoded by the coding sequence ATGAAATCAACTTCTCCTAAAAAATCTGTTCGCGATCGCATTCTGGATGCCGCCTTAGAATTGTTCTACCAGAAGGGCATTCAGCACGTTGGGGTCGATGAGATCGTGGCTCATTCGGGTGTTGCCAAAATGTCGCTTTATAATCACTTTCATTCAAAAGACCAATTAGTCGCAGAGTTTCTGCGGCGGCGGGATGAGAACTGGCGACGTTGGTTTGAAGCAACGGTTGAACAGTACGGGAAGACTCCGTTTGAACGCCTACTCGCTATGTTTGATGCGTTGAAAGACTGGTTTGAGCAGCCCAACTTTCGAGGGTGTGCATTCATCAACGCAACAGTTGAACTTGTGAATTCAGATCATCCGGGTTATCAAGTGGCACTGGAACACAAGCAAGCACTTTACCAATACATCCTCAAACTGACACAAGCGGCAGCAATAAAAAACGCAGAATCTTTAGCCCGTCAACTATTGCTGTTGATTGAAGGGGCAATTGTGCTTGCCTTAATGGAAAAGCGTTCAGATGCGGCAGGGCAAGCTCGTGCGGCTGCTTTAGCTTTATTAACTGCACAAAGCTACCAATACCGGACTTCAGGTTCAACCAAACGACGCTAG
- a CDS encoding AraC family transcriptional regulator has translation MDMEREPTFECRGLPKHKLNQAIAYINEHLDENLSLEAIATHLGMSQYYFCRLFRESIGVSPYKYLMQQRMERAKQLLEQKQTLIIDIALQCGYSDQSTFATAFRRAVGMSPRTYQQQF, from the coding sequence ATGGACATGGAGCGAGAGCCAACCTTTGAATGTAGAGGATTACCGAAACACAAACTGAATCAAGCGATCGCTTATATCAATGAACACTTAGATGAGAATCTGTCGTTAGAGGCAATTGCCACTCATCTCGGCATGAGCCAATACTACTTCTGCCGCCTATTTAGAGAATCCATTGGAGTCTCTCCTTACAAGTATTTGATGCAGCAACGCATGGAGCGAGCAAAGCAGCTATTAGAACAGAAGCAAACACTAATCATCGACATTGCTCTTCAGTGTGGCTACTCGGATCAAAGCACATTTGCAACCGCTTTTCGGAGAGCAGTAGGAATGTCTCCTAGAACCTATCAACAACAGTTCTGA